One stretch of Niallia sp. XMNu-256 DNA includes these proteins:
- a CDS encoding patatin-like phospholipase family protein, whose product MYIDGVFSGGGIKGIALIGAIEEIEKRGYKFKRVAGASAGAIIASLIAARYSSKEIDGLLDELDLKILLDERKTILPYSVAKWILLYFRLGLYKGNALEKWLEEILARKGLRTFADLPRQHLRFVASDITNGRLMILPDDLVKYGIDPHSFSIAKAVRMSCSLPYFFEPVTLKSKKESSIIVDGGVLSNFPMWLFDDDNVDRVRPVIGIKLSHNMEDLPKNKIKNAIQLFTALFETMKDAHDARYISRKHEKDIIFIPTAGVATTEFALTETKKQTLLKQGRDSANKFFESWRFNKKVI is encoded by the coding sequence GTGTATATAGATGGTGTTTTTTCTGGAGGGGGCATTAAAGGGATTGCTTTAATTGGGGCCATAGAGGAAATCGAAAAACGGGGATACAAATTTAAGCGGGTAGCCGGAGCTAGCGCAGGTGCAATTATCGCCTCCCTTATTGCCGCTAGATATAGTAGTAAGGAAATTGACGGATTGCTTGATGAACTCGATTTGAAAATTTTGCTGGATGAGCGGAAAACCATCCTACCTTACTCAGTGGCAAAATGGATTCTATTGTATTTTCGTCTCGGTTTATATAAAGGCAATGCATTAGAAAAGTGGCTTGAAGAAATATTAGCAAGAAAAGGTCTGCGTACATTTGCAGATCTTCCTCGTCAACATTTAAGATTTGTTGCCTCCGATATTACAAATGGCCGTTTGATGATCTTACCTGATGACCTTGTCAAATATGGAATTGATCCCCATTCCTTTTCAATCGCCAAAGCCGTGAGAATGAGTTGCAGCCTGCCCTATTTTTTTGAACCAGTCACATTAAAGTCCAAAAAGGAAAGTAGCATTATTGTTGATGGGGGAGTATTAAGTAACTTTCCGATGTGGTTATTTGATGATGATAATGTTGATCGAGTAAGACCAGTTATAGGAATTAAACTTAGTCATAATATGGAGGATCTGCCAAAGAATAAAATAAAAAATGCGATTCAGTTATTTACCGCGTTATTTGAAACGATGAAAGATGCCCATGATGCTCGTTACATTTCTCGAAAACACGAAAAAGATATCATCTTTATTCCAACAGCAGGAGTTGCCACAACTGAATTTGCCTTAACAGAAACTAAAAAACAAACATTACTTAAACAAGGACGGGATAGTGCGAATAAGTTCTTTGAATCCTGGAGGTTTAATAAAAAGGTGATTTAA